From Saccopteryx leptura isolate mSacLep1 chromosome 3, mSacLep1_pri_phased_curated, whole genome shotgun sequence, one genomic window encodes:
- the PAIP2B gene encoding polyadenylate-binding protein-interacting protein 2B, which translates to MNGTSVVNTSPSVKSKEDQGLNGHDEKENPFAEFMWMENEEDFNRQVEEELQEQDFLDRCFQEMLDEEDQDWFIPSRDLPQAMGQLQQQLNGLSVSDGHDSEDILSKSNLNPDAKEFIPGVKY; encoded by the exons ATGAATGGAACCAGTGTGGTAAATACATCACCCAGTGTAAAATCCAAAGAGGACCAGGGGTTGAATGGGCATGACGAGAAGGAAAACCCGTTTGCAGAGTTCATGTGGATGGAGAATGAAGAGGATTTCAACAGACAg GTGGAGGAGGAGCTGCAGGAGCAGGACTTTTTGGACCGTTGCTTCCAGGAGATGCTGGATGAAGAAGACCAAGACTGGTTTATTCCATCACGTGACCTGCCTCAGGCCATGGGACAGTTGCAACAACAGTTAAATGGACTTTCTGTCAGCGATGGTCATGATTCTGAAGATATTTTG AGCAAAAGTAACCTGAACCCGGATGCCAAGGAATTTATTCCAGGAGTGAAGTACTGA